One part of the Asterias amurensis chromosome 11, ASM3211899v1 genome encodes these proteins:
- the LOC139944554 gene encoding uncharacterized protein isoform X2: protein MPFVRENLQSQGISQHAADIIISSWRTSTKKSYRSAIQKWVLFCARTKSDPLRATVAVILDCLTEEFDKGSSYSTLNTLRSALSAILAPIDGTPIGSLPLIKRFMTGVFNMRPAIPRYTCTWDVNTVLQYLTNLGPSNKLFLKELTMKLVMLVALISGQRCQTLSLLNLDDAEVTATKVIFVVSKLTKTSKIGKQPVSLVLPRYPHDDQLCVMTTLKQYLIKTKSLRGKQRCLFVSYASPHKQVRSETISRWIKNTLHKAGIDTAKFTAHSTRSAACSAAFKNGVPLNIILSTAHWARSSTFAKFYNKPVGQTDHSFANAVLAGTTK from the coding sequence ATGCCATTTGTCAGGGAAAACTTACAGAGCCAGGGAATTTCGCAGCACGCTGCCGACATTATTATCTCATCCTGGCGGACTTCAACCAAGAAGTCTTACCGATCAGCGATCCAAAAATGGGTTCTGTTCTGTGCTCGAACAAAGAGTGATCCACTTCGAGCGACTGTAGCGGTGATCCTAGACTGCTTAACAGAGGAATTTGACAAGGGTAGTAGTTACAGCACACTGAACACACTACGTAGTGCATTGTCAGCAATACTAGCCCCTATAGATGGGACACCAATTGGGTCTCTCCCCCTGATAAAAAGGTTCATGACAGGTGTCTTCAACATGAGACCTGCAATACCCAGATATACTTGTACATGGGACGTTAATACTGTGTTACAATACTTAACAAATTTGGGTCCGTCTAATAAGTTGTTCTTAAAAGAACTCACTATGAAGCTAGTAATGCTTGTTGCATTGATTTCAGGACAAAGATGTCAAACTTTGTCGCTACTTAATTTAGACGACGCTGAAGTTACAGCTACAAAAGTTATCTTTGTTGTATCTAAGTTGACGAAAACCAGCAAGATTGGCAAACAGCCTGTTAGTTTGGTGTTACCGAGGTATCCTCATGATGACCAACTTTGTGTCATGACGACGCTAAAACAGTATTTAATTAAGACGAAATCCCTAAGGGGTAAACAACGGTGTTTGTTTGTAAGCTATGCATCACCCCACAAACAAGTAAGGTCAGAGACAATCTCTCGCTGGATAAAGAACACGTTGCATAAGGCTGGCATCGACACAGCCAAGTTCACAGCACATAGTACTCGATCTGCTGCATGCAGTGCTGCTTTTAAGAATGGAGTACcactgaacattattttaagtaCTGCCCATTGGGCGAGAAGTAGTACTTTTGctaaattttataacaaaccagTAGGGCAAACAGATCACAGCTTTGCAAACGCAGTTTTGGCTGGTACAACCAAGTAG